A genomic region of Helicoverpa zea isolate HzStark_Cry1AcR chromosome 8, ilHelZeax1.1, whole genome shotgun sequence contains the following coding sequences:
- the LOC124632454 gene encoding bombyxin A-1 homolog codes for MNSHQSIVLLALTITLCSAHIGGGQVSFQDANPQVYCGRSLARALAFLCPDDGGSEIKRSDAGSMYNAILPPYYKEQEGFGWPWLAPHKARGMSLPSRGKRFVVNECCDKACSLSELLSYC; via the exons ATGAATTCCCACCAATCCATCGTCCTCCTCGCTCTCACCATCACGCTGTGCTCAGCGCACATCGGGGGTGGTCAGGTCTCGTTCCAGGATGCCAACCCGCAGGTGTACTGCGGCCGGTCTCTCGCCAGAGCCCTGGCGTTCCTGTGCCCCGATGACGGAGGCTCCGAGATCAAGCGCTCCGACGCTGGTTCCATGTATA ATGCAATTCTACCACCTTACTACAAAGAGCAGGAAGGGTTCGGCTGGCCTTGGCTGGCTCCTCACAAGGCCCGGGGCATGTCCCTCCCCTCCCGAGGCAAGAGGTTCGTCGTCAACGAGTGCTGCGACAAGGCCTGCAGCCTCAGCGAGCTGCTCTCGTACTGTTAA